One Ostrea edulis chromosome 2, xbOstEdul1.1, whole genome shotgun sequence genomic region harbors:
- the LOC125681261 gene encoding sodium- and chloride-dependent taurine transporter-like isoform X1, which yields MGKKSEANNVELEIREEHDTDIKKRETWTNKIDFLLACIGFSVGLGNVWRFPYLCYKNGGGAFLIPYFLLVIIGGVPLFYLECAVGQFMGLSGFRAWAICPLFQGIGISSTIVVFFLNCYYNIILCWSFYYMFSSFALELPWAKCGKWWNTENCYDFDQAESPFVKNITNAPNFTKLLCSNESRTYISVYNISGMETNMTHVNESCIPKHLRLDSVQEFWENKVLNISNGIEPENMGEIKWDLALTLLFAWVVVYCCICKGIKSSGKVMYITATSPYLFMLALLIRNCLLPGARAGIEFYLTPEWERLKDLEVWVDAGTQIFFSYSIAIGALTALGSYNKFNHNSYRDCIIFACANSGTSFFAGFIIFTILGHMADKQGVDIADVAAGGPGLAFIAYPKAVSLMPGAPVWSILFFLMLILLGLDSQFVGVEGVISAIVDQWPNLLRRGYRKEIFIGIVCICNFFIGLSMVTRGGMYVFQLFDYYSGSKIILFIAFFECIAISWIYGVRRFYDNIEMMLGYRINPYMMIAWSFSSPIFCMAVFIMSVVNYSELDYKRPTKAKYLFPSWAVGVGWGMAAFAAVWIPLMIIYRFVKMGFSRETLNFLLKPQGLKNHQLRPQDRPAVREDITGNPATKYVVDNNPPPYHEKGGSANPGYQSEDGLNTKL from the exons gtgcTTTCCTTATACCCTACTTTCTGTTGGTCATCATTGGTGGTGTACCGCTGTTCTATCTGGAATGCGCAGTTGGTCAGTTCATGGGATTGTCGGGGTTCAGGGCATGGGCCATTTGTCCTTTATTTCAAG GGATTGGAATATCCTCCACCATTGTCGTCTTCTTCCTGAATTGTTACTACAACATCATCCTGTGCTGGTCCTTCTACTACATGTTTAGTTCCTTTGCTTTGGAACTGCCATGGGCTAAGTGCGGAAAATGGTGGAATACGGAGAACTGCTACGACTTCGACCAAGCTGAAAGTCCgtttgtaaaaaatatcacGAACGCACCTAACTTCACAAAGCTGCTCTGCAGCAACGAATCTCGTACATATATCTCTGTATACAACATCAGCGGAATGGAGACCAATATGACTCATGTTAACGAGTCATGTATACCAAAGCACTTGCGCTTAGACTCCGTCCAAGAGTTTTGGGA AAACAAAGTGCTGAATATTTCCAATGGAATTGAACCTGAAAACATGGGAGAGATAAAGTGGGATTTGGCCTTGACCTTGTTATTCGCTTGGGTGGTTGTCTACTGTTGCATATGTAAGGGCATCAAATCATCCGGAAAG GTGATGTACATCACAGCCACCTCCCCCTATCTTTTTATGTTAGCTTTGCTGATCAGAAACTGCTTGCTGCCAGGAGCACGGGCAGGAATAGAATTTTATTTAACCCCTGAATGGGAAAGACTTAAAGATTTAGAG GTATGGGTGGATGCTGGAACACAAATTTTCTTCTCCTATTCTATAGCTATCGGCGCTCTAACAGCCTTAGGAAGTTACAACAAATTCAACCACAATTCTTACAG AGATTGTATCATTTTTGCCTGTGCAAACAGTGGCACAAGTTTCTTTGCTggcttcattattttcaccatCCTGGGACATATGGCTGACAAACAGGGCGTAGACATTGCAGATGTGGCCGCAGGAG GCCCCGGACTTGCGTTCATCGCGTATCCGAAAGCGGTATCACTCATGCCGGGAGCGCCGGTGTGGTCCATTCTGTTTTTCTTGATGTTAATTCTACTAGGATTGGACAGCCAG TTTGTGGGTGTAGAAGGCGTGATTTCTGCCATTGTTGATCAGTGGCCAAATCTGTTACGTAGAGGTTACAGAAAAGAGATCTTTATCGGGATTGTCTGCATCTGCAATTTCTTCATAGGACTTTCCATGGTAACGCGG GGCGGAATGTACGTTTTCCAGTTGTTTGATTACTATTCAGGCAGCAAAATCATCCTGTTCATAGCCTTTTTTGAATGCATTGCCATATCGTGGATTTACG GCGTAAGAAGATTCTACGACAACATCGAGATGATGCTTGGATACCGAATCAATCCGTATATGATGATAGCTTGGTCTTTCTCATCGCCAATTTTCTGCATG GCTGTTTTCATCATGAGTGTGGTCAACTATTCAGAGCTAGATTACAAAAGACCAACAAAGGCTAAGTACCTTTTCCCCAGCTGGGCTGTGGGAGTTGGATGGGGAATGGCTGCCTTTGCTGCTGTTTGGATTCCACTCATGATCATCTACCGCTTCGTCAAAATGGGATTTTCCAGAGAA acgTTGAACTTTTTGTTAAAACCACAAGGACTAAAGAACCATCAACTAAGACCACAGGATCGTCCAGCAGTGCGTGAAGACATAACAGGAAACCCTGCCACCAAATACGTCGTAGACAACAACCCTCCACCATACCATGAAAAAGGTGGCTCTGCAAATCCAGGGTATCAGTCCGAAGATGGACTTAACACTAAATTGTAA
- the LOC125681261 gene encoding sodium- and chloride-dependent taurine transporter-like isoform X2: protein MGKKSEANNVELEIREEHDTDIKKRETWTNKIDFLLACIGFSVGLGNVWRFPYLCYKNGGGAFLIPYFLLVIIGGVPLFYLECAVGQFMGLSGFRAWAICPLFQGIGISSTIVVFFLNCYYNIILCWSFYYMFSSFALELPWAKCGKWWNTENCYDFDQAESPFVKNITNAPNFTKLLCSNESRTYISVYNISGMETNMTHVNESCIPKHLRLDSVQEFWENKVLNISNGIEPENMGEIKWDLALTLLFAWVVVYCCICKGIKSSGKVMYVTATSPYLFMAALLIRNSVLPGARDGVIFYLKPDLSKLGDMEVWVDAGTQIFFSYSIAIGALTALGSYNKFNHNSYRDCIIFACANSGTSFFAGFIIFTILGHMADKQGVDIADVAAGGPGLAFIAYPKAVSLMPGAPVWSILFFLMLILLGLDSQFVGVEGVISAIVDQWPNLLRRGYRKEIFIGIVCICNFFIGLSMVTRGGMYVFQLFDYYSGSKIILFIAFFECIAISWIYGVRRFYDNIEMMLGYRINPYMMIAWSFSSPIFCMAVFIMSVVNYSELDYKRPTKAKYLFPSWAVGVGWGMAAFAAVWIPLMIIYRFVKMGFSRETLNFLLKPQGLKNHQLRPQDRPAVREDITGNPATKYVVDNNPPPYHEKGGSANPGYQSEDGLNTKL from the exons gtgcTTTCCTTATACCCTACTTTCTGTTGGTCATCATTGGTGGTGTACCGCTGTTCTATCTGGAATGCGCAGTTGGTCAGTTCATGGGATTGTCGGGGTTCAGGGCATGGGCCATTTGTCCTTTATTTCAAG GGATTGGAATATCCTCCACCATTGTCGTCTTCTTCCTGAATTGTTACTACAACATCATCCTGTGCTGGTCCTTCTACTACATGTTTAGTTCCTTTGCTTTGGAACTGCCATGGGCTAAGTGCGGAAAATGGTGGAATACGGAGAACTGCTACGACTTCGACCAAGCTGAAAGTCCgtttgtaaaaaatatcacGAACGCACCTAACTTCACAAAGCTGCTCTGCAGCAACGAATCTCGTACATATATCTCTGTATACAACATCAGCGGAATGGAGACCAATATGACTCATGTTAACGAGTCATGTATACCAAAGCACTTGCGCTTAGACTCCGTCCAAGAGTTTTGGGA AAACAAAGTGCTGAATATTTCCAATGGAATTGAACCTGAAAACATGGGAGAGATAAAGTGGGATTTGGCCTTGACCTTGTTATTCGCTTGGGTGGTTGTCTACTGTTGCATATGTAAGGGCATCAAATCATCCGGAAAG GTAATGTACGTGACAGCTACGTCGCCATATTTGTTCATGGCTGCCTTGCTTATCCGAAATTCAGTTCTTCCGGGTGCAAGAGATGGGGTCATATTCTATTTGAAACCCGATCTTTCGAAACTGGGCGACATGGAG GTATGGGTGGATGCTGGAACACAAATTTTCTTCTCCTATTCTATAGCTATCGGCGCTCTAACAGCCTTAGGAAGTTACAACAAATTCAACCACAATTCTTACAG AGATTGTATCATTTTTGCCTGTGCAAACAGTGGCACAAGTTTCTTTGCTggcttcattattttcaccatCCTGGGACATATGGCTGACAAACAGGGCGTAGACATTGCAGATGTGGCCGCAGGAG GCCCCGGACTTGCGTTCATCGCGTATCCGAAAGCGGTATCACTCATGCCGGGAGCGCCGGTGTGGTCCATTCTGTTTTTCTTGATGTTAATTCTACTAGGATTGGACAGCCAG TTTGTGGGTGTAGAAGGCGTGATTTCTGCCATTGTTGATCAGTGGCCAAATCTGTTACGTAGAGGTTACAGAAAAGAGATCTTTATCGGGATTGTCTGCATCTGCAATTTCTTCATAGGACTTTCCATGGTAACGCGG GGCGGAATGTACGTTTTCCAGTTGTTTGATTACTATTCAGGCAGCAAAATCATCCTGTTCATAGCCTTTTTTGAATGCATTGCCATATCGTGGATTTACG GCGTAAGAAGATTCTACGACAACATCGAGATGATGCTTGGATACCGAATCAATCCGTATATGATGATAGCTTGGTCTTTCTCATCGCCAATTTTCTGCATG GCTGTTTTCATCATGAGTGTGGTCAACTATTCAGAGCTAGATTACAAAAGACCAACAAAGGCTAAGTACCTTTTCCCCAGCTGGGCTGTGGGAGTTGGATGGGGAATGGCTGCCTTTGCTGCTGTTTGGATTCCACTCATGATCATCTACCGCTTCGTCAAAATGGGATTTTCCAGAGAA acgTTGAACTTTTTGTTAAAACCACAAGGACTAAAGAACCATCAACTAAGACCACAGGATCGTCCAGCAGTGCGTGAAGACATAACAGGAAACCCTGCCACCAAATACGTCGTAGACAACAACCCTCCACCATACCATGAAAAAGGTGGCTCTGCAAATCCAGGGTATCAGTCCGAAGATGGACTTAACACTAAATTGTAA
- the LOC125681261 gene encoding sodium- and chloride-dependent taurine transporter-like isoform X3, protein MGKKSEANNVELEIREEHDTDIKKRETWTNKIDFLLACIGFSVGLGNVWRFPYLCYKNGGGAFLIPYFLLVIIGGVPLFYLECAVGQFMGLSGFRAWAICPLFQGIGISSTIVVFFLNCYYNIILCWSFYYMFSSFALELPWAKCGKWWNTENCYDFDQAESPFVKNITNAPNFTKLLCSNESRTYISVYNISGMETNMTHVNESCIPKHLRLDSVQEFWENKVLNISNGIEPENMGEIKWDLALTLLFAWVVVYCCICKGIKSSGKVWVDAGTQIFFSYSIAIGALTALGSYNKFNHNSYRDCIIFACANSGTSFFAGFIIFTILGHMADKQGVDIADVAAGGPGLAFIAYPKAVSLMPGAPVWSILFFLMLILLGLDSQFVGVEGVISAIVDQWPNLLRRGYRKEIFIGIVCICNFFIGLSMVTRGGMYVFQLFDYYSGSKIILFIAFFECIAISWIYGVRRFYDNIEMMLGYRINPYMMIAWSFSSPIFCMAVFIMSVVNYSELDYKRPTKAKYLFPSWAVGVGWGMAAFAAVWIPLMIIYRFVKMGFSRETLNFLLKPQGLKNHQLRPQDRPAVREDITGNPATKYVVDNNPPPYHEKGGSANPGYQSEDGLNTKL, encoded by the exons gtgcTTTCCTTATACCCTACTTTCTGTTGGTCATCATTGGTGGTGTACCGCTGTTCTATCTGGAATGCGCAGTTGGTCAGTTCATGGGATTGTCGGGGTTCAGGGCATGGGCCATTTGTCCTTTATTTCAAG GGATTGGAATATCCTCCACCATTGTCGTCTTCTTCCTGAATTGTTACTACAACATCATCCTGTGCTGGTCCTTCTACTACATGTTTAGTTCCTTTGCTTTGGAACTGCCATGGGCTAAGTGCGGAAAATGGTGGAATACGGAGAACTGCTACGACTTCGACCAAGCTGAAAGTCCgtttgtaaaaaatatcacGAACGCACCTAACTTCACAAAGCTGCTCTGCAGCAACGAATCTCGTACATATATCTCTGTATACAACATCAGCGGAATGGAGACCAATATGACTCATGTTAACGAGTCATGTATACCAAAGCACTTGCGCTTAGACTCCGTCCAAGAGTTTTGGGA AAACAAAGTGCTGAATATTTCCAATGGAATTGAACCTGAAAACATGGGAGAGATAAAGTGGGATTTGGCCTTGACCTTGTTATTCGCTTGGGTGGTTGTCTACTGTTGCATATGTAAGGGCATCAAATCATCCGGAAAG GTATGGGTGGATGCTGGAACACAAATTTTCTTCTCCTATTCTATAGCTATCGGCGCTCTAACAGCCTTAGGAAGTTACAACAAATTCAACCACAATTCTTACAG AGATTGTATCATTTTTGCCTGTGCAAACAGTGGCACAAGTTTCTTTGCTggcttcattattttcaccatCCTGGGACATATGGCTGACAAACAGGGCGTAGACATTGCAGATGTGGCCGCAGGAG GCCCCGGACTTGCGTTCATCGCGTATCCGAAAGCGGTATCACTCATGCCGGGAGCGCCGGTGTGGTCCATTCTGTTTTTCTTGATGTTAATTCTACTAGGATTGGACAGCCAG TTTGTGGGTGTAGAAGGCGTGATTTCTGCCATTGTTGATCAGTGGCCAAATCTGTTACGTAGAGGTTACAGAAAAGAGATCTTTATCGGGATTGTCTGCATCTGCAATTTCTTCATAGGACTTTCCATGGTAACGCGG GGCGGAATGTACGTTTTCCAGTTGTTTGATTACTATTCAGGCAGCAAAATCATCCTGTTCATAGCCTTTTTTGAATGCATTGCCATATCGTGGATTTACG GCGTAAGAAGATTCTACGACAACATCGAGATGATGCTTGGATACCGAATCAATCCGTATATGATGATAGCTTGGTCTTTCTCATCGCCAATTTTCTGCATG GCTGTTTTCATCATGAGTGTGGTCAACTATTCAGAGCTAGATTACAAAAGACCAACAAAGGCTAAGTACCTTTTCCCCAGCTGGGCTGTGGGAGTTGGATGGGGAATGGCTGCCTTTGCTGCTGTTTGGATTCCACTCATGATCATCTACCGCTTCGTCAAAATGGGATTTTCCAGAGAA acgTTGAACTTTTTGTTAAAACCACAAGGACTAAAGAACCATCAACTAAGACCACAGGATCGTCCAGCAGTGCGTGAAGACATAACAGGAAACCCTGCCACCAAATACGTCGTAGACAACAACCCTCCACCATACCATGAAAAAGGTGGCTCTGCAAATCCAGGGTATCAGTCCGAAGATGGACTTAACACTAAATTGTAA